taAAAATTTATGGAAAAAATAGGGTTCTACagtagaaccttagtggttctatgatTCTAGTTCTCCGTTGAGCGCGACcccattatttatatattgaatttatttgtttatattttcattttaaataagTATCTCATcacaataatatttttggttgaactttattttatttccatatggatatattttATTGTTGTTTTATTATCGAATATCATGTCTtcaatttgattatataatttatataattcatacattgtgatattttttttttttttgaaaatgagaataaatctcacaaaTAAGACTCGGCAATTctccgtgataattctttcattcaagaaagcttattatctaaccgtcggacatgcaagatgaccggggaaacttagacaataaaactttaatgtccgaaaagaaaaacccgtcttcttccaagaatcctgaaaataaaacaacgaaaacaggaagaatataagtcgatatatatcagattatatatatgttataaaaataaaattatatccaataattaattattaataaatcacacacacacacacacacacacacacatatatatatgcatgtgctgatcaaaatattcacacaattatgataaatcataattgagacaattaaactcttaattaaggcacaattaataaaatattaacgcccttaattaagacacaattaacgccctcaaataaggcacGATTAACGTCCTCAATTACGAGGCataatttacgccctcaattacGAGGCACAATATACGCTCTCAAATATGAGACACAAAAAAACGCACTCAATTAAGAGGCACAATTAAAGCCTCAATTAAGACGCAATTAACTCCTTCTTTTATGAACCCGATACTAATCCCGGAACATCACCGCAACGCTCAGCCACCACCACTGCGCCATCTCTCGCGCACACGACCGCAAAACATGAATTCAGATTATCAACCGATTACTCAGTAAGGCACAACTCGACAGAAAACAACCACGCAGCAACACAAAACAGTGATAATTGGGATTAAGAGCAAACTGTATTTAATATagagtaaaaattaaaatatatatatataattcaaaattttgaacctAGGTTTAAAGAAGCAGAACTCACAGAGATCAAATCATTTTATACGGAAAATATTTAAACAGTGTTTAAGAGAGAGCAAGAGAGGGAGGGAAGGaagagagaggggagagagaaagagagaggaggggagagagagaaagagggaggagggggagagaggggggagggaggaggtggagagagaaagaaagaggggagggggagagagaaagagagacggggaggggagagagagcgagaggagagagggagagaggggggggagggggagagagagatacATTGTGATATTTTGGATTATACTTTTacatatcttttattattttcaggAGAGTAAATTTCAAGAGTGTGGCTGAAGTTTACATCGATTTGTAAGTTTGTGGCCGaactttaaaaattacaaaagtgTGGCTGGAGTTCGCCTCCGCTTTTTAAAACTTTGGCTCCCGTCAAATGTCCTCTAACGGAGCTAACGGAGTTGAGGGTATTTTTGGATTATTtgaaattcttttcttttctccttttttttttctcacacGCTCTGCTGCTGTCCTCTCCATTCtcctctctttctttttttctctctctccaCACCACACCGTCCTCTACCTCTTCATCCTCTCATATCTTACTCGGATTCTCCTTGTCCTGGAGACTCGAGCACCAATGGTCGGGAGGCTCTTGATTATTGATAGCAGCGTTGGAATGACTAAAGGAGGTATGTATGCTTAACAATTGTTCCTGTGTACATTAACAACAACATCATGTTTATTGATTTGATTGGTTTTAGATTTGGTGAATAGTTTATGGAAGCATTGCAGGCTGGGGCTGATGTGAGCATGATTGGGCAATTCGGTGTGAGATTTTACTCAATTCGGTGTGGGATTTTACTCTGCTTATCTGGTGGTGGAGAAGGTGATTGTGACCACCAAATATAATGGTGATGAGCAGTATATTTGGGAGTCGCAGGGCGGTGGTTCATTTGCTGGTGGTTCGTCTTTCTCAAGGATGATTAAGGAACCCTAGCTCCTCAGTTTCTTCCCCCTTTTCCccaaacaattttatttatatatttttacgtATCTAcccctttatttttttaatttctaaatgAGTTAACAGCTAAAATCTAACGGACTTAACGGTAGCCAAAGTTTTAAAAGGCGGAGGCAAACTCCATCCAcacttttgtaatttttaaagttCGGCCACAAACTTGCAAATCGGTGTAAACTTCAGCCACACCCTTGAAATTTACTCTTTTCAGGATGTTTGGATGGAATATTCAAGATAAGTCATTCTTctcctatattataattttattatctaaatatcTGCGGTGCTATAGTCTAAGTTTGGTTTGgctcatattttttgaaatttattattctaaaaaaGAAATGATTATATTGATCTTTTTATAATATTGACCTTTTTACAATTAAGTTGAACATAAATGTGAGGAGTTGATTAATAATCAATTTTCCCCGATAACCAAAAGAAAAATGTTATTTCcaaataacatttatatttgttttgagaGTAAATTCAACTCTCTCTCCCTCTTGCAGCCACATAAATCACACAATTTCCATACAAACTTCTGCAAATTTTTTTGGAATTGATTTGGATATAACATTTTCCTAACCAAATAAGAATGTTTAACTCAACTATAGCTATAACAATACATATTGATAGAAAAAGAGAGgaaatattgataaataaaaacGCTAATGCAAAAATGTAAGGATCATTTGTTAGCTTCCGGATGAGATCagatttttcatttgtttaagcTTGCAATCATTTGTTTAAGCTTGCAAATTTCTAGACGATAACTAAATACCTCCGGGACGACGAGGCCATCATATCGTAGCTGGAtggttaaaaaaaacacaacataTATGTGCTTTTTAATTGTCCTTTATGAActctaaattttataatttataatattttttatatagataTAGTTTATAGTCTTTATTTACATACTTACaacatattttgattatattatttgtttgtCCAGAAATTttatttcacatattttttgctcatccagaaatttgattcaaaatcaacaaataacaAGAAATCTTATTCATTCAGAAATTCTTACTCCTTCAATCTATTACTCATCCAaaaagttgattcatatttaaaaaatgaCCCCTAAGAATTTAAATTCTAAACTTTCTTCTATGTAAATGTTATGAAAGTTTTTTCTCTCCTATTTGTTACTATTACAATCATTCCACATAGTTTACACCAAGACTCTTGTGTTACACCGATTCTTACTTGCTCATGAGCTTTTCTTAAAGTACCATAAGCTCTTCTGGCAAATTAACAACTTATCCTTTGCACCTCCATCTCCGGTGGCTTCTTTCCGACAGTTCCATCTCAACCCTTTGGCAATAGTTTCTATTGGATCTACAAAGAAGCTTGACTCTCGGATTATAGCATACCCATTAGGCCGAAGGATCCGATCCATCTCTAATAGTACATACTTCATATCACATCTGGCCAAGTATTTAACAGTTCGATATTAACGTTAAAGACTTGCTGCAATTGTAAAAGTTAGCTGCAGAATGTCTCTGCTCTATGgtaaattttacatattcaTAACGTTTTTGATAAAACTAAATCAGAGCACAACCAAATCGTGATCAGCTTCAACATTTGAGAAATAGCACCAGAAGGTAAAATGTTGAGGAAAATAAACAAGCGACGTTACCTGTGACTTTCAGAGGGAAAAAGACCGTCTGCATGAAGCAGATCATATGTCCGCGGATATGTTGAGAAAGCCTCACACCTGCAACAGAGCAGCCAATTAAAACAGCACACTACAATCTACATAAGAAGCTGCTAATTATATCACATCAAAGCAAAAGAGTGTAGCATCGAAGAATAGGCTTCAGATGCTCGTTTAGTGCAGCAATATTTACCAGTCATGGTAGGTTCCAATGAGACCTCTATCAAAGACCACCGCAAGTGTGTTCTTAGCATAGGAGGAGACTACATTCATCACCCACAAGGGATCATCTATCAAAGCAGCAGCTAAACCTCCATATATAGTATTCATGTCGATTACGTTTCTTATCTCATCAGTCCCAATTGCTGGCAGCAACTGCTTGTAGTGCTTGACCCGCTTCTTCCATTTAGAATCGTCATGGTGAAAGGTGTTCTCGTTGCTACGGCGAACATCATAAACACGTGTTGAAGCAACATGCAATCTTTGGGGCCATTTAGGAATGGCTGACAATATTAGCTTCTTGACATTCTTGTTCGGAACAACAACACAGGACCGGAGTGGAGTGTACCATGCTGAATCTGGTTCAGTTCCATCATCACACTTTCGTGGGTATGTGTCTAGTGCAGCTAGCCGCTTATAACAGTCATTATCTGTAGTCTTCTGCCAAACAGCAATATCGTCTTTCTGGTTGAATAACTTAAAGCACATTGAAGTGAGCAATTCTTGCAACTTGTCATAATCAGACTTTTGCTCTTCAAGTGTAGTGTTCCAACCTCTCCAACGTCTTTTATAGTTTACCGGTGGGCCAGACAGGACCCAGAATCCTCCAGGACGAAGAATTCGATGAACTTCTAGAAGGTAGATTCCACCTGAAATTAATTCAAACTGCATTGACAAGAGGTTCGTCGTAGGAGCCATTATCAAATGCAAACTACACAggctatataatatttatatggaTTTTAGCAACCAGAATTATTTAGTTATAACAGATGGCAGGCACTCTTTACTGAGAAATGACAAATGTGTTTCCTATATTGATTGCAAgcagcgagagagagagagagagagagagagagtagagacCAAATTCTGTCCAGGGGATGAGGCATCTTGAACAATGAGCCATATCAAATGAGTTTGAGGGAAAAGGAAGCCGCTGTGTAGAAATAATTCCCAGAATCGCAGGAATTCCTCGTTCCAGAGCAAATTGGACTTGCGCCTCATGATTATCTCGTGGGGCAAGCGAGACTGTCAAGATCCCGCGATCAAGTAAATCACCTCCCCAGCTAGCCACCTAAACAATATAATTGTAGAAATTTGGACTAATCATCTACATATTATATGTAACTTGCATATTCAGAAAATGAAATGCTCACTGAACACTGTATCTCATTGTAATCACAGGTAAGAAATTATGTGACTGGAATAAACAATTTCGGAACTTATTAAGATGTATTTACCCCACACCCAGTATCAATAGCAGTCCTAATAGTCCCGTCTTTCATTTGAGGAATAAGATCCTGCATCAAATCAACATACGCACCAACTCCATTCGGAAACATGGTACCTCCACCAGGAAAGAGAAACTTCTTCCCTTCTTTCCTTAACCAGTTTTGATTGGACTTCCGCTTGTTAATCCAATCATACGGGACATTCCTAAAACCAGTGTAAAAAGCAAATTTATATAAACCTATAAAGTATATAGAGAACTACTATTTGGCAATAACAATAGCAATTTATTTATAGATTAGAACTTAGCAAAAAATAGAACACATGTCAAATACCTGTACCAACATTCATTTTTGCTCTTAGGCCATCTGATTGGTGATTTATACCCATCTGGTGGAGGAACCAAACATTCTTTTCTGTCAAAAGGAGGAGGACAATGGCGTTCCATGAACGTAAGCCGATGATAGCCATACTTTTTCCATCTCTGTACCATAGAAACGTCTCatcatcacacacacacacgtatactgatactctcaaggttttgatgatgacactaacagcaagctaataacatgaaactaaTGTGTGtgagcatgctatcaaaggttgtttatgcggactaacagtatttcaggatgttagcatgattatagctgtcagcaagcttacaggatgatttacaagctatcagcaggcttacagcgtgaacagagaacaatcggataaagatcaaagtctagtttcaaggagatttaataggaaacgattttgtaaggattctaatatttgtatatatcctatataaatattagagctcagttttataaagagtttttcattcaaaaacgttttcctaacaaataggagattttatctcaaataaatcttatctttaacaaactcctatttagtttcaaacgggttttattgagatgatttcaaacgtgaCTTATCCTTTACTCAGTAATCTTACTTcattcaaacgttcatcattcaattcaaatttaaacgtgaggttgttaccaagatcgttgggaaatttgttggattatgaccgttggtatgatgtatataaacttgagtgtggtttcggtTTTGacaacaaggagaacacaccaagctttctgaaatacaactctttacattgctaaatcttttgttgagctctagtgcttatattcgtatatatatctatattgagagttcatagtttcggttgtattacacttattcattgtattgttcaaggtgtaatgttttgttgctgtgtatcgagcttgtgaaacaagggaacaaggggactagttagcttggagagtatacttgggaagtataggtcttggtaggcttttggttcgtggttcaggggtttcagcaggctgataacaggaacaagggagaaagggagttatattattgaatcttgtaatcgttgacatttcttgattaataatataatctcttaccagttggtaggggaccaggacgtagaccattagggttaggggtcgaacctggctaaaattcttggtgttgctagcatactgctttacattatctgcattgcatttatcttattagcaggctaacagtttactctgaaaattaacagcaggctgtctttgacagattaattattcggtaacttataaaaatcgggtatattagccataacacctattcaccccccctctaggtgtgtaatttcaattggtatcagagcgaggtttgtactaatacttctgtaacaggaatagtatcgatcgatatggctgataactttcagggaaagtccgattttagagctcctctcctcacgggttctgacaactacaattggtggaaaggccaaatggaggctcatctgtccagagatcccctaatgcaaagagttgtgcaaagaggtccttatgaatatcgtgatagcgagggcaaagtcaaggacgttgatgttctcacagcggacgagctatcaaaggttgctgccaatggaaaagcaaggagtacattaattaatgggctgaatcaagctgagtatgacaaggtctcttctctcaaatctgcaaaagaaatttgggatgcattggagacatatcacgaaggctcaaaggcattaaagaaagtcaagctcgggaagcttatgaaagaatttggaagctttgctatcaagaagggagaatccattcgagaaagccaagctagattccaagtcactctcaacagtcttgaaagacttggcaaaaagattcctcaatcggaaatcaacatgaatattctaaatgctgttccattcgaatatggtgccaaggtcacagcattggagtcagctcttaacattgatactatggatcacctggctatatttgctgagttggaacaatttgaagctaagattgaagctaacagctcggaaagcagcaagctgccaacagagaaaatgaagaatcttgcactgcactcctctgtcagcaagctggaatcagatgaggaaacagaatcagatgaggatctagctcttatgtccagaaaaatcaagagaatgatcgaaaagaagaataggatgaaaagagaaaagggcaaagcttttggtgcaaagaaagatctaAAAGATAATGCATGcttcgaatgtggcaagaaaggacatttcaaaagggattgctacaagctgaaaaacaagtctaagccgcctaaacagcaagctgattacaagaacaaaaagaaatcaaaggcacttctcacatggagtgatgatgaagatgagtcagcttctgatgtttcaagtgatgagatggttaacttggctcttgttggtctcgatggttcaatagagacaactgattcagattcagagactaatagtgaggtacattctattaattctgaattacattctattgatacaacatcttgtgaactaaccatgcaggataagagttgtctatcaattatggaactcattgatctaaagaatgagaactatgagctcgagaaagaaaatgttcatttgaagaaagtcataggtgatttcttgaatgaaaagagtgccaaggcaagcagtggaatcattgctactctcaaggaacaaatctcacaacttgaagggaacaacatgcaaatccaaagaaggaatgatacactcatgaaggaactcagctcgctgagagcagatcttaaagctaaggatgcaagcttggaggcgttcgagttaagcaaatctcAAAGCTTAaacgaaatctctattcaagctgaaaagatcaaatcattggagcaagaagtcaaagatcttcataaagccatgggaaagtttgttcaaggagaagagagtctcaaatctataatgaaacaagctaaaggttctcatgacaaaggaggcattggtgcagcttctacatccacatcttcaatgagatatgaagggaaaaatggcattccatataattatgccatgccttgggtgacttgtcacaaatgtggaaagaagggccatcttgctaataattgtccaatgaagaatactcaatcagcaagctgggaaaggaagtcagctcacaggcagtatgctgacaacataaacagacagaagacagctccaagacagtatgctgataagactcGCAGAACATGGAAGCAgggttctaaagtggtccaaatgtggatcaagaaatctgatcttaatgttctatatgttttatcaactaacactgttggacccaacaaaatttgggtaccaaaacgttgagttgtttgtgtttgttttgtaggtttgtctcgtgtctaaagtaaagccaaatcaatggatattggatagtggatgcactaggcacatgagtggagacaaatctcagtttctaagcttgaagatgaagaagggtggacgtgtcacaattggtgatagcaaaactcttcctattcttggcaaaggaactataggtaatagtatcatttctatcaacaaggtacaatatgttaaaggtcttacttataacttgcttagtataagtcagttatttg
This genomic window from Daucus carota subsp. sativus chromosome 7, DH1 v3.0, whole genome shotgun sequence contains:
- the LOC108193830 gene encoding probable methyltransferase PMT21, translated to MKHNDGKVVNQVDKSFRVVPMTFMCIVLCGFSFYLGRIFCSENITEVGKSTDETIFGPPSAKFIEFPECDIAYQDYTPCTDPKRWKKYGYHRLTFMERHCPPPFDRKECLVPPPDGYKSPIRWPKSKNECWYRNVPYDWINKRKSNQNWLRKEGKKFLFPGGGTMFPNGVGAYVDLMQDLIPQMKDGTIRTAIDTGCGVASWGGDLLDRGILTVSLAPRDNHEAQVQFALERGIPAILGIISTQRLPFPSNSFDMAHCSRCLIPWTEFGGIYLLEVHRILRPGGFWVLSGPPVNYKRRWRGWNTTLEEQKSDYDKLQELLTSMCFKLFNQKDDIAVWQKTTDNDCYKRLAALDTYPRKCDDGTEPDSAWYTPLRSCVVVPNKNVKKLILSAIPKWPQRLHVASTRVYDVRRSNENTFHHDDSKWKKRVKHYKQLLPAIGTDEIRNVIDMNTIYGGLAAALIDDPLWVMNVVSSYAKNTLAVVFDRGLIGTYHDWCEAFSTYPRTYDLLHADGLFPSESHRCDMKYVLLEMDRILRPNGYAIIRESSFFVDPIETIAKGLRWNCRKEATGDGGAKDKLLICQKSLWYFKKSS